AGAACTGAGCAGGGGAGACCCTGCCGGCGTCGGTCTTGAGCTCACGGAACAACGCGCGGCCGCGGTGCTCGGAGACAAGGACCAGGTCAGGGAACCCCGGCTGAGAGCGCCGGCTGTCGTGGGTGTGGTAGATCAGGGTGTAGCCGTGCAGCTTGGCCAGGTCGATGACCTGCTGCTGGAACTGAGCTTCTGAGAGTTTCGGAATGCAAGCAGTTGGGTTGGGCATGTCTAGTTCCGTCCTCTGCTGCGTGGGCGTCCGCGCCTGGATCGTTTGCTGGGTGGTGAGAGTTTGGTGATTGGCTGGGCTGGGCTCACAGCCTGACCAGTACCTGCCCGACCCGCCCCGTCCAGACCCGTCCCGACATATCCAGATTTTGTGGGCAGGTGATCTGCCGGATTTGGCGAATCGGTTGCCGTTGCTCCTGGTGCCGTTGCCTGACCGGGTGTTGCTTCCGATGTCAGGCCGGGGTTAGGGCCGGTGGTTTCCGTTGCCTGGCCGGGTGTTGCTTCCGTTGCCGGGCCGGTGTGATGCGGCTTGGTGGGGTTTGTCGGTTCGTTGGCTTTGACGGTGTATCCGTGCTTGGCGAGCCATGTGACGGTTGATTGGCGGTAGTGCGGGGCGGGTGGTGCCGGCAGGAGCGGGTAGCGGTTGTCCCTGTCGTCGTAGTCTCGGCGGCCGCTGTTGCAGCTGCCGCACGCGACGACGAGGGTTTCGAGGGTGCCGGGCTGGCCGGTGTCCCCTCGGTGGTCGTAGGTGCCTCTACGGCCGGACTTCTTATCGCCGAAGTAGACGATCTGCCCGCAATAGCGGCAGGCGTCCCCGTCGCGGTGCCTGACGGCCGAGGTGAGCTTCGTGTCCCTGGAGTCCCGGGCCTGCTGCCGATCCCACTCCACTTCCTCGCGGAGACGGATGTGCAGGAAGTCGGTGTCCTCGATGAGCTTCCAGCGGGGCGCCCCGTCCGGTTCGGTCTCGGCCGTGAGCAGACCGGCCTTCACCGCGGCGTCCGTGACGTTGCGCCAGTTCGACCCGCCCATCATTTGAGCAGTGCCGAAGTCGATGTAGTAGTCCGTCATGTGGCCAGCGGACTGCATCGCACACCGGAACAGGAAGCCGGTCACCTCGTTGAGCGCCCGGTCGTCCTCTCCCAGGTATGCGACTTTCATAAGTGGGGGATACGTTGCTGCGTTGTCTCCGCTTCTGAGCCATGCCACCTATCACTGCCCTTCCTTTTCTGCCTTGCGGTCGTGGATGGCCTGAACCAGGGCGATGACCTCGGGATCGGCGAGCGCCGGGTGTTCCGGCTCGTCGATGATGATCGGGCGGCTGGATGTGGGAATGGTGTACCTCATGGCTCGACCACCAATTCCCACGGGCCGACCTGCCGTTTGATTAGGAAAGTCTTGAGCTTGCGCTTGCGCTGCAGCTCGATCGTCCGCTCTGCGGCATCACGTGAGTGCAGTGCGGAATCAGCATCCCGACGCACTCCCCATTCCGTCTCGGTGGCCATCTTCTGATATCCGGCGGCGCGGACAGCTTCGCTCACCATCTCGGCGTAGGTCATGTTCCAGTCAGAGTCGAAGCACTTCTCAAGGACGGGGAAGATGGCCTCTCGAAGGTCATCGCTGGGGCCGCACTCGTGGCAGTCGCACGGGCAGTCCATAGCGCTGTCGGTTTCCAGGTCCCACCCGTAACCGGAGCATGATGCGTGCTTGCCGTCGCGGCAGTCCGGGTTCATGCGTTGGCTCCTAGCGACTCGATTGCGGTCTGCAGCTGGTCGGGCATGAAGCGGACGGCGCGGGCTTTGGACCCGTCGGCGGGGCCTACGATGCCGGCGCTCTCCAGCCGGTCAAGGATGTTGCCTGCCTTCGCGAATCCGATCCGGAGTTTGCGTTGGAGCATGGATGCCGAACCGAACTGGGTCGTGATGATCAGTTCGGCTGCCTGTTCAAGCAGGCCAGCATCTTCTACGGCCTGGAGTACGCGTTCGGGCACTCCGCCGGTAACGGGGTCGAGCTCGGCGGGGGTGATGGTTATGGTTCCGCCGTGGAAGCCGGAACCGTTGCGGAGGAAGTTGGCGGCGGGTGTCGGCTCGTCTTGCTTGATGGTGCCGCCGGCGTGGGCTATCTCTGGGAGGCGCCGCATCCATCCTTCGCGCCAGGCGTTGAGGTTGCCTGCCACTTCTTCGTCGCGGATTGGCATCAGGATGCCGAGGAAGGACTCTCCGCAGCTAATGAGGATGCGACGCGCGTCTTCGGTGGGTTCGATGACCAGCGGTTCGCCGTAGGCGGCAGCAGCGGTCGCGAAGAGCTTGACTAGGCGTCCGGAGGCTGTCAGCCGCTTGGGCATGACAGGTTCGGACAGCACGGCGCTCATGAGCATGCGCCCGAACGTCACCGGGTAGTCGTTGCCGTCCTCCCGCGGGATTGTGAGTTCCTTGCCGGGGAAGAGTCCGGAGACGTCCAGGACGGTGATCGTCTTGTTCTTGATGGTCAGCCGCAGGGCCTCGCCGATCTCGCCTTCCTTCTGCTTGCCGCTTGATTTGAAGAGGGCCAGGAGTTCCTTGGCGACATCGACGGGGAGGTTGAAAGCGTCGGTGTCCGGATCTCCGGTCAAGCCGTCTGCTTCCCACACGGAAGCTACCGAGTGGCCGAGGGTCTGCATGTTGCACGCGGTCAGGTACAGGTTCTGATCGGTGGCGGTGAAGTGCACCACGGCGTGGGCCGGGCTGTCCTTCACATCGGCTGCGTGCGGGATGACCGACTGGAGCGCCTGGCGGACATCCAGGGTGTTGACGGTGAGTATCATCGGTTCCTCGTCTAGTTGCTTGGGGTGGGGCCGGAGCAGCAGCAGCGTTTGGCGCCGCCGTTGTCGGTGGTGGTGACGGCGATGCACTTGACCCAGCCGCTGCCTTGGCCGTGGTGGTGTCCGCAGGTGGGGCAGTAGTGCATGGTGGCTCCTTTGCCGTCACTGGTGTTCGTGGACCCGCCGCGATTCGAACGCGGCCCGGGTGCTTACTTCCGCAGGGGGACTTGGGTTCAGCGGTCGGTTGCCTATCGGGCCCTGGTGCTGCCGGGCTGTGCCGGCAGCGGGGGGTCACTCTGGGATGTCGACGGCGCCGCGGGCCCTGCGGTCGGCGAGGAACTTGGAGAGGCCCATGTCGGCTGCCCCAGCAGCGTTGGCTGCCGGCGAGCCTTTACGGGGAGCCAACGCCGGCGGAGGGGTGAGCGCCGACCCGGACTGGACTGCCTGGAGGATCTTGGCCTTCTCAGCGTCCACCGG
This DNA window, taken from Pseudarthrobacter sp. ATCC 49987, encodes the following:
- a CDS encoding VRR-NUC domain-containing protein encodes the protein MPNPTACIPKLSEAQFQQQVIDLAKLHGYTLIYHTHDSRRSQPGFPDLVLVSEHRGRALFRELKTDAGRVSPAQFSWISGMLLAKLNVGVWRPADLKSGRIIKDLKGEA
- a CDS encoding DNA translocase FtsK, which translates into the protein MILTVNTLDVRQALQSVIPHAADVKDSPAHAVVHFTATDQNLYLTACNMQTLGHSVASVWEADGLTGDPDTDAFNLPVDVAKELLALFKSSGKQKEGEIGEALRLTIKNKTITVLDVSGLFPGKELTIPREDGNDYPVTFGRMLMSAVLSEPVMPKRLTASGRLVKLFATAAAAYGEPLVIEPTEDARRILISCGESFLGILMPIRDEEVAGNLNAWREGWMRRLPEIAHAGGTIKQDEPTPAANFLRNGSGFHGGTITITPAELDPVTGGVPERVLQAVEDAGLLEQAAELIITTQFGSASMLQRKLRIGFAKAGNILDRLESAGIVGPADGSKARAVRFMPDQLQTAIESLGANA